A region from the Leptospira kanakyensis genome encodes:
- a CDS encoding helix-turn-helix domain-containing protein yields the protein MFEFFGSWLQFGAWYHFILGIGILVKEKDSKGFPFAMIAAFSGGILIIYAYRLYVGYEFETAILNHGYVPIIFLIPGSMQYTIEQFLSSEPIPFGGLKRLYPTFIVVLLLLLMQWTTPHLLVQSMNKSFAGAPFSIPEMISAIGCVYWVGTFVWMIYQYRMILYRNPNKEAKLGVQVLGMILKGNITFASFIFLSTFLRWHTGIYFTAGLATLMAVVAFIGTEINHQLFKDLLPELRQSYRTSRILNLNLEKLKHDLDTLLTVDFVYREEDLNLANLAEKLGIKDYQLSEYINAYLGMNFNRLVNEYRIAEVCQLIEGNPKANLLSLAYQVGFNSKANFNLAFKAFKKVSPSEYAKSVGKG from the coding sequence ATGTTCGAGTTTTTTGGTTCATGGCTCCAGTTTGGGGCCTGGTATCATTTCATTTTAGGAATCGGTATCCTAGTGAAAGAGAAGGATTCTAAAGGATTTCCCTTTGCCATGATTGCTGCTTTCTCTGGTGGGATTCTGATCATTTACGCTTATCGTTTGTATGTTGGTTATGAATTCGAAACAGCCATTTTGAATCATGGTTACGTTCCTATTATTTTTTTGATCCCTGGGAGTATGCAGTACACGATCGAACAATTTCTCAGTTCAGAACCCATTCCTTTTGGTGGATTGAAACGATTGTATCCAACTTTTATCGTAGTGCTTCTACTTCTTCTCATGCAATGGACGACTCCTCATCTTCTCGTACAATCGATGAACAAAAGTTTTGCGGGAGCTCCCTTTTCTATTCCAGAAATGATTTCTGCGATCGGATGTGTTTACTGGGTGGGTACTTTTGTTTGGATGATTTACCAATATAGAATGATTCTTTATCGGAATCCCAATAAGGAAGCAAAACTAGGAGTACAAGTTTTGGGAATGATTCTGAAAGGTAATATTACTTTTGCCAGTTTCATCTTTCTGAGTACGTTTCTTCGTTGGCATACAGGAATTTATTTTACAGCGGGACTTGCTACACTGATGGCAGTTGTGGCTTTTATTGGAACGGAAATCAACCATCAGTTGTTTAAGGATCTATTGCCAGAACTTCGTCAGTCCTATCGAACTTCTCGAATTCTAAATTTAAATTTGGAAAAATTGAAACATGACTTGGATACTCTACTCACTGTAGATTTTGTGTATCGCGAAGAAGATTTGAATTTAGCTAACCTTGCTGAAAAACTAGGAATCAAAGATTACCAACTAAGTGAATATATCAATGCTTACCTTGGTATGAATTTTAATCGATTGGTGAACGAATATCGTATTGCAGAGGTTTGTCAATTGATTGAAGGAAATCCAAAGGCCAATTTGTTATCACTGGCTTACCAAGTAGGTTTTAACTCCAAAGCCAATTTTAATTTAGCATTTAAGGCATTCAAAAAAGTTTCCCCTAGTGAATATGCAAAGTCCGTTGGGAAAGGGTAA
- a CDS encoding alpha/beta fold hydrolase, with amino-acid sequence MKKQKIYRLLLPLGVFLLVACGQNGNQNKEGNAAVLGVLNGTNFSDSATPEALQLSNAANTRDIKSAFAKENDGSFTFNDNISYLSNDGVKITGNLFIPKSGTGPFPAVIFVNSWALNEYEYIVPAAKLAKKGYVVFSYNTRGFGTSGGLINVAGPKDMEDLSKGIDFLLANAPVNPANIGIAGISYGAGISLLGLSKEPRIKTAVAMSGWGSLPDSLYGNQTPRLVWGLLLVTAGYITGRMDPVIAENFGKLLDTRDVATVLGWASERSPNSAVNALNAAGKPVYISNNSQDNLFQPNQILPYFEQLTVPKKLDLNNGIHATAEVGGILGLDNYVWTNAYDWFDYWLKGVQNGIMTKPKVSIQKRFSSSRVTYYAWPNPNKVERTYHLRPMGILSPGKITTTANTTNGNDTILSGGTSATTGVPLLSEILDGAVSVPVTTNVNLIDRTNAMVYISDPLTSVLKIRGRTFYKGRINSSDTAPHVVVYLYEVDFWGTGKLISHGTATLFGVKGKDTDLNVDLQAVAHDFPVGSRLALAIDNIDPMYAVPKPVSLYTTTFKHSTSTASTLRFESE; translated from the coding sequence ATGAAAAAGCAAAAAATCTATCGTCTGCTTTTGCCACTTGGGGTCTTCCTTCTTGTGGCTTGCGGGCAAAATGGAAACCAAAACAAAGAAGGTAACGCAGCCGTACTCGGTGTGTTAAACGGAACAAACTTCAGTGACTCAGCAACACCGGAAGCCCTCCAGTTAAGTAATGCGGCAAATACAAGAGATATCAAATCTGCATTTGCAAAAGAAAATGATGGAAGTTTCACATTTAACGACAACATCTCCTACCTCAGTAATGATGGTGTCAAAATTACAGGGAACCTCTTCATTCCAAAATCAGGAACAGGCCCCTTCCCTGCTGTAATCTTTGTAAACAGTTGGGCACTCAATGAGTATGAATACATTGTACCGGCAGCTAAACTTGCAAAAAAAGGATATGTAGTATTCAGTTACAACACAAGAGGTTTCGGAACATCTGGTGGACTGATTAACGTTGCAGGACCAAAAGATATGGAAGACCTTTCCAAAGGAATTGACTTCTTACTCGCAAATGCTCCTGTAAATCCGGCAAACATTGGTATTGCGGGAATTTCTTATGGTGCCGGTATCTCTCTTCTTGGGCTTAGCAAAGAACCTAGAATCAAAACAGCTGTTGCGATGAGTGGTTGGGGAAGTTTGCCAGATTCACTTTATGGAAACCAAACACCAAGACTTGTCTGGGGATTACTACTTGTCACTGCAGGTTATATCACAGGAAGAATGGATCCAGTCATTGCTGAAAACTTTGGGAAACTTCTTGATACAAGAGATGTAGCAACTGTTTTGGGATGGGCGAGCGAAAGATCACCTAACAGTGCGGTAAATGCATTAAATGCGGCAGGAAAACCGGTCTACATTTCTAATAACTCACAAGACAATCTTTTCCAACCAAACCAAATCCTTCCTTACTTTGAACAACTCACAGTACCTAAAAAATTAGATTTGAATAATGGAATTCATGCCACTGCTGAAGTAGGCGGAATTCTTGGTCTTGATAATTATGTTTGGACCAATGCTTATGACTGGTTTGATTATTGGTTGAAGGGAGTTCAAAATGGAATCATGACTAAACCGAAAGTTTCCATTCAAAAACGGTTTTCTTCATCCAGAGTTACCTACTATGCTTGGCCCAATCCAAATAAAGTTGAACGAACTTACCATTTGAGACCTATGGGAATTCTTAGCCCTGGTAAAATCACAACCACTGCGAATACAACAAACGGCAACGATACCATTCTTTCTGGTGGAACCAGTGCTACAACCGGTGTCCCTCTTCTTTCAGAAATTTTGGACGGAGCAGTATCTGTTCCTGTAACAACCAATGTCAATTTGATTGATCGCACCAATGCAATGGTTTATATTTCTGACCCATTGACAAGTGTCCTCAAAATACGCGGGCGTACTTTTTACAAAGGACGAATCAATAGTTCAGACACAGCACCTCATGTTGTGGTCTATCTATATGAAGTTGACTTTTGGGGAACGGGCAAACTGATCTCTCATGGAACAGCAACCTTATTTGGTGTAAAAGGAAAAGATACAGATTTGAATGTTGATTTACAAGCAGTAGCTCATGACTTTCCAGTAGGAAGTCGCCTTGCACTTGCGATTGACAACATTGATCCAATGTATGCAGTCCCAAAACCTGTTTCTTT
- a CDS encoding type II toxin-antitoxin system HipA family toxin produces MTEPVTLAKVYLWGSLVGYVSWNEEGNFASFEYDNEFLNAPVEPSPILMPKSRALYTFRNLSIDTFKGLPGMLADSLPDKFGNALIDAWLSAMRRDIKSFNPVERLCYIGERGMGALEFKPATYKLKTKNVPIEIAEMVHLASEILNHRKTFSTKLKVTNPKGLNESLTSLLTIGTSAGGARAKCIIAYNEKTREVRSGQVKTTDDFSYWILKLDGVQNNKDKELNDPQGFGNIEYAYYRMALDCGIQMMESRLLEENNRYHFMTKRFDRDQGGEKLHMQSLCAIAHYDFNMAGAHSYEQTMDIIRKVVGENTRATLEEQFRRAIFNVIARNQDDHTKNIAFLMDKHGNWKLSPAFDMTYSYNPNGQWTNRHQMSINGKREKFLNDDLVQLGKKADLKNFQIKAIIEQTKEVVSQWKKYAAEANVTPALQKEIKKNLTI; encoded by the coding sequence ATGACTGAACCTGTGACCTTAGCAAAAGTATATCTTTGGGGTAGTCTCGTTGGATATGTTTCGTGGAACGAAGAAGGAAACTTTGCATCTTTTGAGTATGATAATGAATTTCTAAATGCGCCTGTTGAACCTTCTCCCATTCTAATGCCAAAAAGTCGGGCACTCTATACATTTCGTAATCTAAGTATTGATACATTCAAAGGTCTACCGGGTATGCTCGCTGATTCCCTTCCCGATAAATTCGGAAATGCTTTGATTGATGCCTGGCTTTCAGCAATGAGAAGGGATATAAAATCATTCAACCCAGTGGAAAGGTTGTGTTATATTGGAGAACGTGGAATGGGTGCCTTAGAATTTAAACCGGCAACCTATAAATTAAAAACCAAAAATGTTCCTATTGAGATTGCTGAAATGGTTCATTTGGCATCAGAAATTCTAAATCATCGAAAAACATTTTCAACAAAATTAAAAGTTACAAATCCAAAAGGTCTGAATGAATCATTGACGAGTTTACTTACGATTGGCACTTCTGCAGGAGGTGCAAGAGCCAAATGTATCATTGCTTACAATGAAAAAACAAGAGAAGTTCGATCTGGACAAGTTAAAACTACAGATGACTTCTCCTATTGGATTCTGAAATTAGATGGAGTCCAAAACAACAAAGACAAAGAACTAAATGACCCACAAGGTTTCGGTAATATTGAGTATGCTTACTACCGCATGGCGTTAGATTGTGGAATTCAAATGATGGAATCAAGGTTACTAGAAGAAAACAATCGTTATCATTTTATGACCAAACGTTTTGACAGAGATCAGGGCGGTGAAAAACTACATATGCAATCTCTTTGCGCCATAGCCCATTATGATTTTAATATGGCAGGTGCTCATAGTTATGAACAGACCATGGATATCATTCGAAAAGTGGTTGGGGAGAATACAAGGGCAACGTTAGAAGAACAATTTAGAAGAGCTATATTTAATGTTATTGCGCGTAACCAAGACGACCATACAAAAAACATAGCTTTCTTAATGGACAAACATGGAAACTGGAAATTGTCACCAGCATTTGATATGACCTATAGCTACAATCCCAATGGGCAATGGACAAACCGACACCAGATGAGTATCAATGGAAAACGTGAAAAGTTTCTCAATGATGATTTGGTTCAATTGGGCAAAAAAGCCGATTTAAAAAACTTTCAAATCAAAGCCATCATTGAACAAACAAAAGAAGTTGTTTCGCAGTGGAAAAAATATGCTGCCGAAGCAAACGTTACTCCAGCTCTACAAAAAGAAATTAAAAAGAATCTGACAATATAA